A genomic window from Salvia splendens isolate huo1 chromosome 11, SspV2, whole genome shotgun sequence includes:
- the LOC121753728 gene encoding histone H3.3 yields the protein MARTKQTARKSTGGKAPRKQLATKAARKSAPTTGGVKKPHRYRPGTVALREIRKYQKSTELLIRKLPFQRLVREIAQDFKTDLRFQSHAVLALQEAAEAYLVGLFEDTNLCAIHAKRVTIMPKDIQLARRIRGERA from the exons ATGGCTCGTACAAAGCAAACCGCTCGTAAATCCACCGGAGGGAAGGCCCCGAGGAAGCAGCTCGCTACCAAG GCTGCGAGGAAATCAGCTCCGACCACCGGCGGAGTGAAGAAGCCCCACCGTTACCGCCCTGGAACCGTCGCTCTTCG TGAAATCCGGAAGTACCAGAAGAGCACAGAGCTTCTGATCCGCAAGCTTCCGTTCCAGAGATTGGTTCGTGAAATTGCTCAGGATTTCAAGACCGATTTGAGGTTCCAGAGCCACGCCGTGCTGGCGCTGcaggaggcggcggaggcgtATCTGGTTGGGCTCTTTGAGGATACCAACTTGTGCGCGATTCACGCGAAGAGGGTTACTATTATGCCCAAGGATATTCAACTTGCTAGGAGGATTCGCGGCGAGCGTGCTTGA
- the LOC121756212 gene encoding V-type proton ATPase 16 kDa proteolipid subunit: MSSTFSGDETAPFFGFLGAAAALVFSCMGAAYGTAKSGVGVASMGVMRPELVMKSIVPVVMAGVLGIYGLIIAVIISTGINPKAKSYYLFDGYAHLSSGLACGLAGLAAGMAIGIVGDAGVRANAQQPKLFVGMILILIFAEALALYGLIVGIILSSRAGQSRAD; encoded by the exons ATGTCGTCTACCTTCAGCGGCGATGAAACGGCACCCTTCTTCGGCTTCCTCGGCGCCGCCGCCGCTCTAGTCTTCTCCT GTATGGGAGCGGCGTACGGAACCGCCAAGAGCGGCGTCGGAGTGGCGTCGATGGGCGTGATGAGGCCGGAGCTGGTGATGAAGTCTATTGTTCCGGTGGTTATGGCTGGTGTTTTGGGTATTTATGGTTTGATTATTGCTGTGATTATTAGTACAGGTATTAACCCTAAGGCCAAGTCATACTACTTGTTTGATGGCTATGCTCACCTCTCTTCTGGACTTGCCTGCGGTCTCGCCGGCCTTGCCGCCGGTATGGCCATCGGAATCGTTGGTGATGCTGGTGTTAG AGCTAATGCACAACAACCAAAGCTTTTCGTTGGTATGATTCTTATCCTCATTTTCGCTGAAGCCTTGGCTCTCTACGGTCTCATTGTTGGCATCATCCTCTCATCTCGTGCTGGTCAGTCTAGAGCGGATTAG
- the LOC121753804 gene encoding barley B recombinant-like protein D, whose amino-acid sequence MDDSGHCDNGRRQTPQGQGKPDWKDKDLGLNQVAFDESTMPVPVCSCTGVLRPCYKWVNGGWQSPCCTTNLSMYPFPAVPSKRHVRVGSRKMSRSAFNKLLSRPAAEGYDLSTPVDLKEHSGQSTGGQTVTSPSSKYSQREDHFLRESKETRSFSKSYPSFLIIFGVTLERCIQ is encoded by the exons ATGGACGACAGTGGGCATTGCGACAATGGAAGGCGTCAAACACCTCAGGGTCAG GGGAAACCTGATTGGAAGGATAAAGATCTTGGTCTGAATCAGGTGGCTTTTGATGAGTCGACCATGCCCGTGCCAGTCTGTTCGTGCACTGGGGTCCTAAGACCGTGCTATAAATGGGTCAACGGTGGGTGGCAATCACCATGTTGCACAACCAATTTGTCGATGTATCCATTCCCAGCTGTGCCCAGCAAGCGACACGTTCGTGTTGGTAGTAGGAAGATGAGCAGAAGTGCATTCAACAAGCTACTCAGTCGACCCGCTGCAGAAGGTTATGATTTATCCACCCCGGTTGATCTCAAAGAGCACTCTGGGCAAAGCACGGGAGGACAAACCGTTACATCACCATCAAGTAAGTATTCTCAACGAGAGGATCATTTCTTAAGAGAAAGTAAAGAAACGAGATCTTTCTCGAAAAGCTACCCATCATTCCTAATAATATTTGGTGTAACACTGGAGAGGTGTATTCAATAA
- the LOC121755522 gene encoding uncharacterized TPR repeat-containing protein At1g05150-like, whose translation MTTRGSRSEKVKRIFQQFDANRDGGLNREEMAALVVAVNPRVKFSDEQISAILDEVFRTYGEFIDGEKGLTFDGLLRTYDDGAGDVDRDFDALGLELKPSEDKNGISQASEEAASSSSVADERVMEPHKKQRTAAWAASPNHGIVFDDTWQLVDDLEILINRLKMKQMKDGKIKNDNSDVFSDPGWSRELGPSSEISDKRVIWDEFSPDYAAFVKELGVLRSRADRARSRAEAFDGQMAIGRVLYEHYLFKEALVSFKRACELTPFDVKPHFRAGNCLYVLGMHSEAKAEFLLALEAAEAGGNQWAYLLPQIHVNLGIALEGEGMVLGACEHYREAAILCPTHFRALKLLGSALFGVGEYKAAVKALEEAIYMKNDYADAHCDLASALHAMGDDENAIKEFQKAIDLKPGHVDALYNLGGLYMDMGRYQRASEMYTRVLAVCPNHWRAQLNKAVSLLGAGETEDAKKALKEALKMTNRVELHDAIAHLKQLQKRKLRGNGNGNGEAAFITIEPSKFKVVGEKTTLRPELAIALDIRNFQRITRLNRCEVEQIKKEMNEGDVPISYSGSGMPEKSIRKASLEGILHKLLSFLKPETFVGAVKAINQKILCVLDESESGRVDLGMFFAVLAPLCGGSADKRKQIAYESLLWRPVNEGTTQIKKSDAQKYIKLLRTIYIPTHGISEILEIHGETENSLVSSTEFIAMFDDQEWGFSIMSTLLKLESGDRSRHGRHVCATCRYPIIGSRFKETKGHFSLCSQCYSEGKVPSSSKQEEYRFKEYANESEAVKDKCLWFGSKGSPAGS comes from the coding sequence ATGACGACTCGAGGGAGCAGATCGGAGAAAGTGAAGCGAATTTTCCAGCAATTCGACGCGAACAGAGACGGGGGCTTGAACCGCGAGGAGATGGCGGCGCTTGTGGTGGCTGTCAACCCTAGAGTTAAATTCAGCGACGAACAGATTAGCGCAATTCTCGACGAGGTTTTCCGCACGTACGGAGAATTCATCGACGGCGAGAAAGGCCTCACATTTGACGGCCTCCTCCGAACCTACGACGACGGAGCTGGCGACGTGGACAGAGATTTCGATGCCCTCGGACTCGAGCTCAAGCCGTCGGAGGATAAGAATGGAATCTCGCAGGCTTCTGAGGAGGCGGCGTCGTCTTCCTCCGTCGCGGACGAGCGTGTGATGGAGCCCCACAAGAAGCAGCGGACTGCCGCGTGGGCTGCTTCCCCTAACCACGGCATTGTGTTCGACGACACGTGGCAGCTGGTCGATGATCTGGAGATTCTGATCAATAGGTTGAAAATGAAGCAAATGAAGGATGGGAAGATAAAGAATGACAATTCTGATGTGTTCTCTGATCCGGGATGGTCTAGAGAGCTCGGCCCTTCGAGTGAGATATCAGATAAGAGGGTtatttgggatgagttctctcCTGATTATGCAGCTTTTGTTAAGGAGTTGGGTGTCTTGAGGTCGAGGGCGGATAGGGCACGATCACGAGCTGAGGCGTTTGATGGCCAAATGGCTATCGGGCGTGTGCTATACGAGCATTACCTATTTAAGGAGGCATTGGTGAGTTTCAAGAGGGCTTGTGAGCTGACACCAtttgatgtgaagcctcatttTAGAGCAGGGAATTGTTTGTATGTTCTTGGTATGCATAGTGAGGCGAAAGCCGAGTTTTTGCTTGCCTTAGAGGCAGCAGAGGCTGGTGGGAATCAATGGGCTTATTTGTTGCCTCAAATTCATGTGAATTTAGGGATTGCACTTGAAGGAGAAGGTATGGTGCTTGGTGCCTGTGAGCATTATAGAGAGGCTGCTATTCTGTGTCCCACTCATTTCCGGGCGTTGAAGCTTTTGGGAAGTGCTCTGTTTGGTGTAGGGGAGTATAAGGCAGCTGTGAAGGCTTTAGAAGAGGCTATTTATATGAAGAACGATTATGCAGATGCACATTGTGATTTGGCTTCGGCTTTGCATGCCATGGGTGATGACGAGAATGCTATCAAGGAGTTCCAAAAGGCGATTGATCTGAAACCGGGTCATGTGGATGCTTTGTACAATTTGGGAGGATTGTATATGGATATGGGTAGGTATCAGAGAGCCTCGGAGATGTATACTCGGGTTTTGGCTGTGTGTCCAAACCATTGGAGGGCACAATTGAACAAGGCTGTCTCTTTGTTAGGAGCTGGAGAAACTGAGGATGCTAAGAAAGCTTTGAAAGAAGCTTTGAAGATGACCAACAGAGTGGAATTACACGATGCTATAGCACATTTGAAGCAGCTGCAGAAGAGGAAGTTGAGGGGGAATGGCAATGGCAATGGTGAGGCAGCCTTCATCACCATTGAACCCTCAAAATTTAAGGTCGTAGGTGAGAAAACCACACTAAGGCCAGAACTAGCCATCGCGCTTGACATCAGAAACTTTCAGAGGATTACTAGATTGAACCGGTGTGAGGTTGAGCAAATCAAGAAAGAAATGAATGAAGGGGATGTGCCCATCTCCTATTCTGGCAGCGGCATGCCTGAAAAGTCAATACGCAAAGCTTCGCTAGAAGGAATTCTCCACAAGTTGCTTAGTTTCTTGAAGCCAGAAACTTTTGTGGGAGCTGTCAAAGCTATAAACCAGAAAATTCTCTGTGTTTTGGACGAATCAGAGTCGGGCAGGGTGGATTTGGGCATGTTTTTCGCCGTTCTTGCCCCTCTCTGCGGTGGCTCTGCAGACAAGCGGAAGCAAATTGCATACGAGTCACTCTTATGGCGACCAGTGAACGAAGGCACTACGCAGATAAAAAAATCGGACGCTCAGAAATACATCAAGCTGCTGAGGACGATCTACATTCCCACACATGGGATAAGTGAGATCCTGGAAATTCATGGAGAGACGGAAAACTCCTTGGTTTCGTCGACAGAGTTCATTGCCATGTTTGATGATCAAGAATGGGGGTTTAGCATCATGTCGACCCTGTTAAAGCTCGAGAGCGGAGATAGGAGTCGCCATGGAAGGCACGTCTGTGCTACCTGCCGGTATCCCATAATTGGGTCGCGTTTCAAGGAGACGAAAGGGCACTTCAGCCTGTGCAGCCAGTGCTACAGCGAGGGGAAAGTGCCCTCTTCAAGCAAGCAAGAAGAATACAGATTTAAAGAGTATGCAAATGAGTCAGAAGCTGTGAAGGATAAATGCCTATGGTTTGGTTCCAAAGGCTCTCCTGCTGGCTCCTAA
- the LOC121755843 gene encoding bZIP transcription factor 29-like: MAQTNLKQSPNQIFGTSSHSRSLSQPSFMANNCLPPLSPFPPSESSLASPNSSFKNMSMEEMDVASRGPAMGLTSPRENPFRGSGLPPRRGHRRSNSDVPMGFSDMIQSSPQLVPISSQGGLGQMANTREKLGNGMLAGVNKYEMEEVNYAKSEDLGERKPEGEVVDNFFQSLMEIDHSDTLNSSGVNGKDRNTLARGTKVAGGDSNIYESENLQKNAASASQNRHFRSLSMDSGIGSFQFGDSPLNLQNSLCNRADKLSPRNSLSENSTDINLDFGRGEFNEVELKKIRADDRLSEIAVSDPKRVKRILANRQSAARSKERKLRYMSELEHKVQTLQTEATTLSAKITIVQKDHAELTNQNNELKFRIHAMEQQAHLRDALHETLTAEVQRLKFGNMGLRDEGRTSNGMAQQVASTKHNMFSLQQQQPNQGQRLPVATSAATTTSSAPTSD; this comes from the exons ATGGCTCAGACCAATCTGAAGCAATCTCCAAATCAAATATTTGGGACTTCTTCTCACTCGAGGTCTCTATCTCAGCCGTCATTCATGGCGAATAATTGCCTGCCCCCTTTAAGCCCTTTTCCTCCTAGTGAGTCTTCATTGGCTTCTCCAAACTCGAGTTTCAAGAACATGTCGATGGAGGAAATGGATGTCGCCTCGCGAGGGCCTGCAATGGGTCTCACTTCTCCAAGGGAGAATCCGTTTCGTGGGAGTGGTCTTCCTCCCCGTAGAGGCCATCGCCGTTCTAATAGTGATGTCCCGATGGGGTTCTCGGATATGATTCAGTCTTCACCTCAGTTGGTCCCCATAAGCAGTCAGGGAGGTTTAGGCCAAATGGCAAATACAAGGGAGAAGTTGGGAAATGGTATGCTGGCTGGGGTGAACAAATACGAAATGGAAGAAGTTAATTATGCAAAAAGTGAGGACTTGGGTGAAAGAAAGCCTGAGGGAGAGGTTGTGGATAACTTCTTTCAGTCGCTGATGGAGATAGATCACTCGGATACTTTGAACTCTTCTGGCGTCAATGGTAAAGATAGGAACACCCTTGCCAGAGGCACAAAGGTTGCTGGTGGCGATAGCAACATTTATGAATCAGAAAACTTACAAAAGAATGCTGCTTCTGCATCCCAAAATCGGCATTTTAGGAGCCTTTCAATGGATAGCGGCATTGGAAGCTTTCAGTTTGGTGACTCGCCACTAAATTTACAGAACTCTCTGTGTAATCGGGCAGATAAGCTCTCGCCTAGAAATTCATTGAGTGAAAACTCAACTGATATTAATTTGGACTTTGGACGGGGTGAATTTAATGAGGTCGAGCTGAAAAAGATAAGGGCAGATGACAGGCTCTCAGAAATTGCTGTCTCGGATCCAAAGCGAGTAAAGAG GATATTGGCAAACCGGCAATCAGCTGCTCGTTCGAAGGAGAGGAAGCTCCGGTACATGTCTGAATTGGAACATAAGGTGCAGACACTGCAAACAGAGGCCACCACACTATCAGCTAAAATTACTATTGTCCAG AAAGACCATGCTGAGTTGACTAATCAGAACAATGAGTTGAAATTCCGCATTCATGCTATGGAGCAACAAGCACATTTGAGAGATG CTCTGCACGAGACGTTGACTGCAGAAGTTCAGCGCTTGAAGTTTGGAAACATGGGGCTTAGAGATGAGGGTAGAACTTCTAATGGCATGGCACAGCAGGTAGCTAGTACGAAGCATAACATGTTCTCTCTGCAGCAACAGCAGCCCAATCAAGGACAACGGCTACCTGTTGCAACTTCAGCCGCAACTACAACTTCATCTGCTCCTACTTCTGATTAG
- the LOC121755974 gene encoding protein IQ-DOMAIN 32-like — MGKSTASCFKIIACGSDSVDHGDLQTPESKLSSARSGWSFRKRSARHQVLSNTIISEAPSFTESPEATVASLPVQPNLSVPEKASVIQWTDEKHRLSAQVDSNLSNVIATDEEECSVDATPKESSAIVIQAAIRGYLARRMLLKQKNVIKLQAAIRGHLVRRHAVGTLRCVLAIIKMQALIRARHIRLKGSGDFDKKKKISVVDGLNPTVLRSKTEAKANSTSTYISIEKLLGNKFASQLMESTPRIKSINIKCDPAKSDSAWKWLERWTSVSPVSNEEQDKSGSAPEQHEKESLECEPKDLKSVLGPSTESSEIYENLITRGADNLDIHASSDSPLSCHPKLQNVEKPNPRYEMAEPGVVEMMETGLIENMDAKPVLVKYETNNQQVMHDSEEFSFVQPEIERKRFPHKASNPSFIAAHSKFEELSSASTGPPFKSGEIGLNNASISNAVTIQVAGSECGTELSVTSTLDSPDMSDGGVYDLELEPKILEATDPPRSREKLEHEAFENSSILGTELSYANIHHLERNETVHPSAGEHVNSVIASESPPREKKLESDQSNMQEVKPGSDAIHIVDKALPKVSPRSHVTLPKSQAMLSSQVSLSPKKRNGGKVNSNEKKKSLSADTSSVSTPNRDSPTQSSLKPAEEPKSGKRRKSFGSTKLEFTDQEPREASSQNSLPSYMQPTKSARAKALSSGSLKSSPDEQDKDIILKNRPYHPGRNEREGSPRIQHSPSQAQQNAKGNDTHSPQGRKWLR, encoded by the exons ATGGGAAAATCAACTGCGTCATGCTTCAAGATCATCGCCTGCGGCAGCGATTCCGTCGACCATGGAGATCTTCAAACGCCTGAA AGCAAGCTTTCAAGTGCTCGGAGTGGGTGGAGTTTTCGGAAGAGATCGGCTAGACATCAAGTATTGAGTAACACTATTATCTCAGAAGCACCTTCTTTCACTGAAAGCCCAGAGGCTACTGTTGCCAGCTTACCAGTGCAGCCAAACTTGTCTGTTCCAGAAAAGGCATCTGTAATTCAATGGACGGATGAAAAGCACAGGTTGTCTGCTCAAGTAGACTCAAATCTTTCAAACGTAATTGCTACTGATGAAGAGGAGTGTAGTGTAGATGCAACCCCCAAAGAGTCCAGTGCCATCGTAATCCAAGCTGCTATCAGGGGATATCTG GCCCGAAGGATGCTTCTGAAGCAGAAGAACGTTATCAAACTCCAAGCTGCTATAAGAGGTCATTTAGTTCGAAGGCATGCTGTTGGTACTCTTCGGTGTGTTCTAGCCATTATTAAAATGCAAGCTCTTATACGAGCACGCCATATCCGTCTCAAAGGGTCGGGTGACTTtgacaagaagaagaaaattaGTGTCGTGGATGGTCTCAATCCAACAGTCTTG AGGAGCAAAACAGAAGCCAAGGCAAATAGTACAAGCACCTATATTTCAATTGAGAAGTTACTTGGCAATAAATTTGCTTCTCAG CTTATGGAATCTACGCCAAGGATAAAGTCCATCAACATCAAATGTGACCCTGCAAAATCAGATTCTGCATGGAAATGGCTTGAAAGATGGACGTCAGTTTCACCAGTGAGCAACGAAGAGCAAGACAAATCTGGGTCAGCTCCAGAACAGCATGAGAAGGAAAGCCTTGAGTGTGAGCCGAAAGACTTAAAATCTGTCTTGGGACCATCAACTGAATCATCTGAAATATATGAAAACTTGATTACTCGTGGTGCTGACAACTTAGATATCCATGCATCATCAGACTCTCCATTATCTTGTCATCCCAAACTGCAAAACGTTGAAAAGCCAAATCCAAGATATGAAATGGCAGAACCAGGTGTTGTTGAAATGATGGAAACAGGTTTGATAGAAAATATGGACGCCAAGCCTGTCTTAGTTAAGTACGAAACTAATAATCAGCAAGTCATGCATGATTCAGAAGAGTTCTCCTTTGTGCAACCCGAAATTGAGAGGAAAAGGTTTCCTCATAAGGCAAGCAATCCCTCTTTTATTGCCGCCCATTCAAAATTCGAAGAACTAAGTTCTGCTTCTACTGGTCCACCATTTAAGTCTGGGGAAATTGGATTAAATAATGCTTCCATATCCAATGCGGTGACCATTCAAGTTGCTGGCTCAGAATGTGGTACTGAGCTTTCCGTTACTTCTACCCTTGATTCACCAGATATGTCTGATGGGGGAGTCTATGATCTTGAGTTGGAACCTAAAATTTTGGAAGCAACTGACCCTCCTAGAAGCAGAGAGAAATTAGAACATGAAGCTTTTGAGAACTCTAGCATATTGGGAACTGAACTGTCATATGCCAACATCCATCACTTGGAGAGAAATGAAACTGTCCACCCATCTGCTGGTGAGCACGTTAATTCTGTTATTGCTTCAGAATCACCACCCCGTGAGAAGAAGCTGGAATCAGATCAAAGTAACATGCAGGAGGTGAAACCGGGATCCGATGCAATCCATATAGTGGACAAGGCATTACCCAAAGTGTCTCCAAGAAGCCATGTAACTCTCCCTAAATCTCAAGCAATGCTTTCCAGCCAAGTTTCTCTCAGTCCCAAGAAaagaaatggtggaaaagttaaCTCCAATGAAAAGAAGAAATCTTTATCCGCTGATACGAGTTCTGTCTCTACTCCTAACCGTGATTCTCCCACTCAGAGTAGTTTGAAGCCGGCAGAGGAGCCTAAATCTGGAAAGAGGCGTAAATCCTTTGGTTCGACAAAACTTGAATTTACAGATCAGGAACCAAGAGAAGCTAGTAGCCAAAATTCGCTACCAAGTTACATGCAACCAACTAAATCAGCACGAGCCAAAGCATTATCCAGTGGATCGCTAAAATCAAGTCCTGATGAACAAGACAAGGATATCATCCTCAAAAACAGACCCTACCATCCTGGTAGAAACGAAAGAGAAGGATCTCCTCGTATTCAGCATTCCCCATCTCAGGCACAACAGAACGCAAAAGGAAACGACACCCACTCCCCTCAAG GCCGGAAATGGCTGCGCTAG